A DNA window from Daucus carota subsp. sativus chromosome 3, DH1 v3.0, whole genome shotgun sequence contains the following coding sequences:
- the LOC135151514 gene encoding uncharacterized protein LOC135151514 yields the protein MTLPTLYLPYQTVRPLLLSAKVTDGPIASLISSNRDLVPVMCIDAPLSSTQATRTIPLDKLKLALPDKYGSLFSDENIPHPASSSAQPDAEPISGPSQHGPVVKSDQPPSSGPSQQGPVVKSSPKRVLRSSKSPTKPSPPPRKRRFLQKNSDSDSDEEPIKSQPVHKQRKKIRPTIITDLTVDPPHLENIHQALVPFSDQQQVTDPVLIEPISTMPLAESQTAADIPMSETLPEFQAQSDVPLEPIPAEILTESVLQMNQESLIQVEENVAAPVQEVSYAANSDAATEALASHTLNILLNDDDDDDDTTEVTSVPAQASASLPAIISDSFREFTLVRDASPVRECSPVKAPTPAQDLPVQHTILAKSNVFKLTYLQGMCRAQPPSIEARLSNIESAQRSMQSTSADLSSSVAQLVIFLTSADVKKGEKVLKDKCKSDQPMKKKKPDGDEGGNEIADGNSGKQIKLQIKDKEESGKT from the exons atgacccttccaactttgtacttgccatatcaaacagtacgacctttgctattgtcagcaaaagtaactgacgGACCAATTGCTTCTCTTATATCTTCCAACAGGGATCttgtgccagtcatgtgcattgacgctccactgtcaagcacccaagcaactcgtacaattccactg GATAAGTTGAAGCTGGCACTGCCAGATAAGTATGGCtcattattctctgatgagaatattccTCACCCTGCATCCTCCTCTGCTCAGCCAGATGCTGAACCTatctctggtccttcccaacatGGGCCAGTTGTGAAATCTGACCAACCACcatcctctggtccttcccaacaagggccagttgtaaaatcatCACCAAAAAGAGTCCTCAGATCTTCTAAATCTCCAACCAAACCATCTCCTCcacccagaaaaagaagattccttcaaaaaaattctgattctgattctgatgaagaaccCATAAAATCTCAACCAGTTCACAAACAGAGGAAGAAGATCAGGCCAACCATCAtcactgatctgactgttgatccccctcacttagaaaatattcatCAAGCCTTGGTTCCTttctctgatcagcaacaggtTACAGATCCTGTACTGATTGAACCAATTTCTACAATGCCACTTGCGGAGTCTCAGACAGCAGCTGACATCCCAATGTCAGAAACATTACCTGAATTCCAAGCACAATCAGATGTTCCTCTGGAACCAATTCCAGCTGAAATTTTAACAGAGTCTGTGTTGCAGatgaatcaggaatctctgattcaagttgaagaaaatgttgcagctcctgttcaggagGTCTCTtatgctgcaaactctgatgcagccACAGAAGCTCTGGCTTCTCATACACTCAACATCTTGctcaatgatgatgatgatgatgatgatactaCAGAGGTCACCTCTGTTCCAGCACAAGCTTCAGCATCTCTTCCAGCTATAATCTCTGATTCATTCAGAGAATTTACTCTAGTAAGAGATGCTTCTCCAGTCAGAGAATGCTCACCAGTCAAAGCACCTACACCTGCTCAAGATCTTCCAGTACAGCATACTATCCTTGCTAAGAGCAATGTCTTTAAACTGACATATCTACAAGGTATGTGCAGAGCTCAACCTCCATCTATAGAAGCCAGACTGTCCAACATtgaatctgctcaaagatccaTGCAGTCTACTTCGGCTGATTTGAGCTCAtctgtagctcagctggttatatttctcacctctgctgatgtcaaaaagggggagaaagtactgaaagacaaatgcaaatctgaccagccaatgaaaaagaaaaagccagaTGGTGATGAGGGTGGAAATGAGATTGCAGATGGAAATTCTGGGAAGCAGATAAAGCTACAAATCAAAGATAAAGAAGAATCTGGAAAGACATAA